In the genome of Desulfovibrio sp. Huiquan2017, the window TCCGACGGGTTCAACCCGGTGTCCACCGCCGTGGCCATGAAGGCGAGTTTTGTGGCCCGGGCCTTTTCGGGCGAGCCGGAACATCTCGTCTCCGTCATCAAAGAGGCCATGGCCCACAAGGGCTTTTCCCTGGTGGACATTCTCCAGCCCTGCGTCTCCTTCAACAAGGTCAATACCTATGCGTGGTACAAGGAACGCGCCTATATTCTCAAGGATCACGATCCTGAGGACTGGGCCGCGGCCATGACCCTGAGCGAGGAATTCGGCGAACGCATCCCGCTGGGCGTCATCTACCGGGCGGACAAGCCGGTCTTCGGACACGGCGGCAGACTGGCCGAACTCGCCTATGCCAAAAACGACTTGAAAGCGGTGTTGCAGTCGTATATCTAGGGCGGTTGCTGCACGAAATCCATTTTCAACAAGGACCATACATGAGCAACGAAGCGGAAAAAATTATCTACTCCATGTACAAGGTGACCAAGCGTCACGGGCAGAAGGAGGTGCTCAAGAACGTCTCCCTGTCCTATTTCTACGGCGCCAAGATCGGCGTGCTCGGCCTGAACGGTTCGGGCAAGTCGTCGCTGCTCAAGATCCTGGCCGGGGTGGACGATCGTTTCGAGGGCGAAATCCACGTCAAGGACGGCTATTCCATCGGCTATCTCGAACAGGAACCCCTGGTTGACGAGACGCGCACCGTGCGCGAGGTGGTCGAGGAGGGCGTTGCCGAGGTCATGGACATCGTCCGCGAATACAACGCCATCAACGAGAAATTCGCCGAACCCATGGAGCCCGAAGAGATGGACACCCTGATCGAAAGGCAGGGCAAGGTCCAGGAACTCATGGATGCCAAGGGCGCCTGGGACATCGACTCCAAGCTCGAAATGGCCATGGACTCGCTGCGCTGTCCCCCGGCCGATGCTTCGGTGTCGGTCATCTCGGGCGGCGAGCGCCGTCGCGTGGCCCTGTGCCGCCTGCTGCTCCAGGCCCCGGATATCCTGCTCCTGGACGAGCCTACCAACCACCTGGACGCGGATTCCGTGGCCTGGCTGGAACGGTATCTCTCCTCCTTCCCCGGAACGGTCATCGCCGTGACCCATGACCGTTATTTTCTGGACAACGTGGCGGGCTGGATTCTCGAACTGGACCGAGGCCGGGGCATCCCCTGGAAGGGCAACTATTCCTCCTGGCTCGAACAGAAGCAGAACCGTCTGGCTCAGGAAGGCAGGCAGGAGGCCGATCGCCAGAAAACCCTGGAGCGCGAACTCGAATGGATACGCATGTCGCCCAAGGGACGTCGCGCCAAGTCCAAGGCGCGCATCAACGCCTACGAGTCCATGCTTTCACACGAGGCCGAGCGGTTGGCCGATGATCTCCAGATCTACATCCCGCCGGGACCGCACCTCGGCAAGCAGGTGGTCGTGGCCGAACATGTGACCAAGTCCATGGGCGACAAGCTGCTCATGGAGGATGTCAATTTCATCCTGCCGCCCAATGCCATCGTCGGCATCATCGGCCCCAACGGCGCGGGTAAATCCACCTTGTGCCGGATGATCATAGGTGAGGAAAAACCCGATTCCGGCACCATAACCCTCGGGGCCACGGTCAAGCTGGCCTACGCCGACCAGAACCGCGCATCCCTCATTCCCGGCAAGACCGCCTATGAGATCATCAGCGGCGGGGCCGAGTTCATCAAGCTCGGCGATCGCGAGATCAACGCCCGGGCCTACTGTTCGCGCTTCAACTTCGCCGGAGCCGATCAGCAGAAAAAGGTGGACGTCCTGTCCGGTGGCGAACGCAACCGCGTGCATATGGCCCAGATGCTCAAATCCGGGGCCAACGTGCTGCTTCTCGACGAACCGACCAACGACCTGGACGTGAACACCATGCGCGCCCTGGAGGACGGCCTGGAGAACTTCGCAGGCTGCGTTCTGGTCATCAGCCACGACCGGTGGTTCCTCGACCGTATCGCCACCCATATCATCGCCTTTGAGGACGACGCCAAGGTGGTCGTGGTCGAAGGCAATTACTCCGATTACGACGCCGACCGCAAAAAACGCCTCGGCACCGACGCCGACCAGCCGCACAGGCTGAAGTTCCGCAGACTAACGCGATAATCAAATGAGAAAGGGCCGGTACAACCGGCCCTTTTTTTGTTTAATTATGCCTCCGGTGGCCCGAGGCGAACGCTTCCATTTATCGTCATGCGGCAATCTTCAAGTTTTACTTTAATAAGTTAGTCGCACGCGGCCGAGTCGGCCTTGCCGATGGCGGGACGGCGGTCGATGGCCACGGAATTGCCGGGGATGGATTTGGCGTATTTCTTGATGTGGGCGGCGCGTTCGCCGATTTCCATGAGAGAACAGGGGCCGTCGATTTCGATGACGCCCAGGGAGATGGTCACCAAGGGGTATTTGCGTTCCTTGTCGTCTCGGCCTTTGGCTTGTATCCAGCCGCGTTCCTGGTCTTCGAGGCAGTAGCAGTTTCGGACCAGCCTGCCGAAGCAGCGGGTGATGGATGTGCACAGCTTATGCACCGCGTCGGGCGGGGTGATGAGCACGAAGTCGTCGCCGCCGATGTGACACAGGCGGGCATCGCTGGGCGCGTGTTTGCGCGTGGCCCAGGACATGATGTCCGCGGCCAGCTTGATTATCCGGTCGCCATTCTTGAACCCGTAGGTGTCGTTATAGACCTTGAAATGGTCCAGGTCGCCGTAGATGATGGAAAACGGGCGCTTCTGCTTGATGCGCGATTCCACTTCCTGTTCGATGGCCACGTTCCCGGGCAGGCCCGTCAGGGGATTGGTGCCCTTGGCCATCTCCACCTGGATCTTGGCCAGGACGTTGAGCAGGTCCTGGACCGTGACCACGCCGTAGAGCAATCCCTTCCTGGTCACGATGATGTCGTCGTAGGTCTTGATGTGCTCGCGTTTCATGGCCGTTCGCGCGGCCTGTTCCACGGGCATGTCCACGTCCACGATGAGCGGGCTTTTGTCCATGACCGCGTCGATGGATCGCTTGTGGTACAGGGCGATGCCGAACTGGGAGGAGAGTTGGCGGTTGAGGTGGTACTCCATGACCAGCCCCTTGGGCACGTTGTCGCGGACGACCACGATGTTGGTGAAGCTGTCGTTCTTGCGGAAGAAATCATGAGCCGTGGAGACCAGGCAGTCCATGTCCACAGCGTATGGGGCCTTGGCCAGGTCGCCAACGGGCGGTGAGCAGATGATGTTGTTGGCGATGTCGCCCACTGTTTTGAGGTGGCGGCACTCCTCGTTGACGTCCGGCTTGGGCACGGCTGGCCGGGCCAG includes:
- the ettA gene encoding energy-dependent translational throttle protein EttA — translated: MSNEAEKIIYSMYKVTKRHGQKEVLKNVSLSYFYGAKIGVLGLNGSGKSSLLKILAGVDDRFEGEIHVKDGYSIGYLEQEPLVDETRTVREVVEEGVAEVMDIVREYNAINEKFAEPMEPEEMDTLIERQGKVQELMDAKGAWDIDSKLEMAMDSLRCPPADASVSVISGGERRRVALCRLLLQAPDILLLDEPTNHLDADSVAWLERYLSSFPGTVIAVTHDRYFLDNVAGWILELDRGRGIPWKGNYSSWLEQKQNRLAQEGRQEADRQKTLERELEWIRMSPKGRRAKSKARINAYESMLSHEAERLADDLQIYIPPGPHLGKQVVVAEHVTKSMGDKLLMEDVNFILPPNAIVGIIGPNGAGKSTLCRMIIGEEKPDSGTITLGATVKLAYADQNRASLIPGKTAYEIISGGAEFIKLGDREINARAYCSRFNFAGADQQKKVDVLSGGERNRVHMAQMLKSGANVLLLDEPTNDLDVNTMRALEDGLENFAGCVLVISHDRWFLDRIATHIIAFEDDAKVVVVEGNYSDYDADRKKRLGTDADQPHRLKFRRLTR